Part of the Armatimonadota bacterium genome is shown below.
GGAGGACGAGCGGTTCCGGCACCGTCTCCTGGACGACCCCCACCGCGCCCTCCACGGCTACGACCTCTCGACGGAGGAGCGGGAGGCGTTGATCGCCGGCAACCTGCGTGACCTGCTCCTCACCGTGGGCCGGGCGGGGGGGGATCCGAAGGACCCTGCCGCGGGGAGCGGATCGCAGGGCGGACGTTGACGCAGATCACGCCGGCGACCACCCCTGCTGGGGCAGACGAGGAGGAGATCGTCATGCAAGAGACGAGGACGAACGAGAACCGCCTGCTGGCCGCCCTGGGGTACCCCATCGGCATCATCGCGCTGGTGGTGCTCCTCACGGACCTGAAGCGCCACGGCTTCCTGCGCTACCACGCCGTGCAGGCCCTGG
Proteins encoded:
- a CDS encoding Os1348 family NHLP clan protein, with amino-acid sequence MSQEVLQEILARALEDERFRHRLLDDPHRALHGYDLSTEEREALIAGNLRDLLLTVGRAGGDPKDPAAGSGSQGGR